A region of the Apium graveolens cultivar Ventura chromosome 6, ASM990537v1, whole genome shotgun sequence genome:
tcttttaaaagaaatcagagggggctttcttagctttggatttaggaacttttgttggtttggtagcttggataggcaactgttgggtcattgacacagttgccatagctacactagaaagcaaagaaatttgtgaggttggaagagtagagatagaagaaattacctcacttacctgaggtccctcaattactggaaagtagtataaggggacttccttgtgatggtttgctctgtttaaatctgcaatgatttttctttcttgaacccaacaatttaacttgttggttgggttctcaatcacaatatcttcaataagatggttagcaagcatcataaagaatctagcataatagacaattttacctctcttattgatctctcctaactgaaagcctaactcaaacaaaaccaaatcactgaaattaaagtagttatcagtaactagcatgtaaagcatgttaagcataaaaatgtttatagagtcaaagttactaattttaccagaaaacaccttagttactacatcacacagataacttcattctttcctaagacccaacctcctaatttcacttaatttagaattagtgagtgcatagcccatggaattaagcatattaacaatgttagtgtctgtgtgtggagcagttacagtattatcaggaatcttgaagcatgctttaataaaatcactatttatgcaaaattgCTAACCTTTCAgggtgaatgtgatggtcttgtctgtcgagttgtacgctgcagttgtccatatctcttcaacaacctcacagtaaatggtgggtgattccagcatggcatagttgaatttgcagttcttcacaaaatccatcattttgtgatagtcagcagactgttgaatctccttattcaccaaagctgagaagttgtttttttCATAGATATAATgggtttgagacatgattttcactacaggtgccattgttagagatttggaatttgcagatagagagtttgcttttgagaagaaagaaattagagcaattgaatcttgagaatgataaaagaaatgaacaAAAGTGAGTTTGCTcttatactatctcagaaattaactgtcaaaaataataaagtaaaataaagtaaccaataaaaattgcccaaaatagccgtttaaaaataaataaactgtaaaaatttcgtcacttatccgtcgtgtcatgcttacaagctgtaagtatactcgatggataatgtccAGGGAAataacggctaggattgagacaattcgacggatgaggataaatcagttaaccatcgagttataaaatattccagaaaaataattgattttattgacaaattgtattatgacagatgatcaaacttgatggataattatcatccgtcgggatgtaaattttgatttagccaaaatttcatccaaaatagaaaaaccaattaaatttctggctacataaccacttgcaaaaatatctgaaatgattcaagaataattaagcatacctaactcacttaccaaccttgaaaaggtggattcatcaagtggcttggtaaatatatctgcaagttacttttcacttggaacaaaatgcagttccacagtaccattcatcacatgttcctttatgaagtggtacttgatgtctatgtgctttgttcttgaatgttgtactggatttttagtgatggcaattgcacttgtgttatcacagaaaataggaatcctatccacttgtagaccatagtccgacaattggtttttcatccacaaaatttgtgcacagcaactgccagcagcaatatattcagcttcagctgtagaggtagagactgaattttgcttcttactgaaccaggacacaagcttgtttcctagaaattgacaggttccagttgtacttttcctgtctattttacaacctgtataatctgcatctgagtaaccagtcagatcaaaaccagaatctctaggataccaaatgtcaagttttggtgttcctttgagatatctgaaaattctcttaatagccactaggtgagattctctaggatcagcctgaaatctagcacaaagacatgtagcaaacattatatctggcctactagctgttaagtacaaaagtgagccaaccatgcccctataacttgaaatatccacaggcttttcagtagtgtttaattcaagcttagttgcagtggccatgggagtttttgcagatgtgcaatccattagatcaaacttctttaaatgatcatgaatgtatttagtttgactaatgaatattctatcactaacttgcttaacttgtaaaccaagaaagtaagttagttctcccatcatgctcatttcatacttacttcgcatcaatttggcaaacttgttgcaaagtttttcatctgcaaagccaaatataatatcatctacataaatttgaacaagtatactagagccattaacatttccaaaaggaactttgataaagtgtcatatcatgctctaggtgcttgcttcagtccatagagtgctttcaaaagatagtagacatgatttgggaaatttggatcttaaaaaccaggaggctgactgacatagacttcctcctccaaatctccatttagaaaagcactcttgacatccatttgatagactttgaaattggcatgggctgcataggctaagaaaattctgatggctttaagtcttgcaacatgagcaaaagtttcatgAAAATCTATTCTTttttgttgacaatagcccttagcaaccaatctagctttattcctgacaactatgccattttcatccatcttgtttctgaatacccatttggtgtcaattggattctttcctttaggcttgggtaccagcttctatactttattcctttcaaattggtttaactcctcctgcatagctaatatccaatcaggatccaacaaagcttcttctaccttctttggttcttccttagacaggaagttgctatatagacattcttcttgagttgctttccttgtttgaactctagaagatacatcaccaatgatgagctcaaaggggtgctcttttgtccattttctttgttgaggtagattagctctagatgaagaggcctcattattgtcttgatgtgtaactaagttttgattattagaaactccccctgagtttatggatctttgatttgagaaaggggaactttctgtaagtgatctattctgactttcagctttttttgatgacccgacggatggtgcattttgagttccgacggatgaagttgattgtctcccgacggatgaagcagattgtctcccggcggataaagcattttgcaactcgatagatgttgaattttgtgctttaTAAGTagtagatttttatgtaatatccgttgtcattgtttcctgatcactttcatcatcactattaTCACTAAcaatctccacattatcaaatttgagactttcatgagaatcgagaatcttcatcttgcagtccttcaatctttttatcatcaaacacaacatgtattgattccataacaatgttggttctaagattgtagactatatatgcttttcccacagcatatccaacaataattacttcatctgctttagcatcaaacttcccattttgatcagtcttatttctcaagatataacatttgcagccaaagacatgaagaaaatttagagttggcttcttgttcttgaacaattggtagggtgtcatacacttttcttgattaaccaaagaaattttctgagtgtagcatgcagtatttacagcttcagctcagaagtatgttggtaattttgattcttcaagcattgtccttgcagcttcaataagtgatatgttctttctttccaatactacattttgttgtggagttcttacggctgaaaactcatgcataatcccattctcttcacaaaatgctctcataacagaattcttgaactcagttccattgccactcctgattcttctaactttgaaatcaggatgattgttgacttatcttatgtgattgatgatgatttcactagcctcatctttagactttaggaaatatgtccaagagaactttgagaaatcatctttagttactaggaaaaatctttttcttgatattgacaacacattgactggaccaaacaaatccatgtgtagcaattgcaaaggttcttcaattgttgaatccaccttctttctgaatgatgctttaatctgctttcccttttgacaggaatcacatagtccatccttggtaaactccacttgaggaattcctctaaccagttctttcttgacaagctcattcatggtcttgaagtttagatgggatagcttcttgtgccacaaccaactttcatcttgacttactttactgagaagacaagtaacagattctgcatttgatgagttgaagtcagctagatacccatttcctcttctcacaccagtgagaaccactttgtttcttcttttgttagtcacaacacaggcttctgaattgaagttTACCGAATTttccttatcacaaagctggctgatactcagcagattatgcttgagaccatccactagggcaacctcctcaatgatgacatttttttaaaaatcaagccatatcccacagtataaccttttttgtcatctccaaaagtaatatttgggccagctctctccttgaattctgtgagcagggtagaatctccagtcatgtgtcttgaacaaccactatccaagtaccacaaattctttctgtttccttgaacacatcaaaaccaaatcaagttgattttggtacccaagtttccttgggtcctaccttgttagctttcttcttttgtttcttaggtttgatctcatttgacttggggatatcagattcatccttagtcatctgagttgtacctttgaaaccagtcattaaaacagaattatcatgcatattttgattaacaggaaaaggtatattgtttgcaaacatgttattccagtaaggcatgctaaatggcatttgaggcatactaaatgcagcataataaggatcaggtgcaaatggcatattagcaaattgtgcattcatattctgtgcagacataccattcataggcatagaaggcatggcattcatgttgggaaaagaagatggtacaaaTATAGGAGTAGgaatagcaagtttgcaattaacaggaagatgattaacactaccatacttaacacagatttttcttggagcatatttatcaggtgtgtagttgttatgtttgttaatccctactttcccatttctattgtttttctttttagtttctgttttaacctcaatcttttctaatctgtcattcaattgcttgatagacagatgaccaacattcactttcttctccttcttcacttgacttaattctcctggaacaaagtttttaaaaactgatccatacttttcatttaacttaaccagtttggctttgctcacaggtttgctcacagccgacagatgaggatttgtgtcactcgacggataatccttttgattatccgacagatgactctcatcatccgtcgactCCACATCTGTTAgtaatccttcaaccaaattggattcatcttctccttactctttttccaggctgtattaggaaaggactcaataccttgaactttggtgatttgagcatgaatatctctagatgatttccatgccttaatcacctcatgttctcgttcaagttacTTCTTCAAAATATCTTCTTTCTTCAAGCACTCAATTaattcatctttagcaatcttacattctattcgtaatttttcaaatttaataaactgagactccagcacattattcctctcacttaaaaacagattgttatctttgattttagcattttccttagtgactgacttaagtgtaacacgcaaatgatataattttatagacatgtcattaattgcatcattacacagctttagataaatgtactaggttagtggtgattacctgattacttgaagaacttgtttatgtttcatcagatttagccattagggctagattcacatagctgacatcttcatcctcatccaaaccatctgctgcccagtcattttcttgtgtaataaaagccattttcttttgtttgagcaactcaaaatacttctgtttataatccacaggctcaaacttcttcttgctggaatctgactttctacactcactggcaaaatgccctgccaagccacatttgaaacatttgaattttgatttatccaccatgtttctatttggcttagctgctctaaagttcttcttgaacttaagcttggaaaatcttctggaaaggaatgcaagatgttcatcaatatcatccatatcatcttggctcaaagaatcttcattttcagctaccagccccttgcccttgttttcacaggcctttgtagtagactcaatagcttctaccttcacctccttctccttttccaacttaGCAatcagtgctatggaccctcctttcttctttcctttctccatcctctcatcttgctctatttcaagctcataagttttcaggatgccataaagtctctccaaggtaaagTCCTTGTAATCCTGACaatttctcagtgagactgtcattggtttccattcctttgaaagagatctatggaacttgagattggagtcttttttctgatagactcttccatgaaacttcagagcatttagtagcttttgaaagctactaaatatgtcagtgagagtttcactgtcttcacaatgaaagtgctcatattgctgaattagcagctacATCTTATTCTCTCTAACTTGCTTAGTACCATCACATATAATTTggatggtgtcccaaacctccttggctatcttgcaattgatgatgttgtcaaacatgtcaccatcaactccattgaataaaatattcatggtctttttgtccttcctgacttgctcaatatcaggatctgaccattcatgcctaagCTTGGGGACTGAAGGCTCATTGCCAgtagcagctctcattggaacatgaggacctctctctatgcaatccacataggcctcatcttgagaaagaagatgtatgtgcaccttcaccttccagtggtgataattgtctttgtccaaaactggaatcttcactccaacatccttcttgttcatcttgttgttttgttgtgatctttaaactctttgtacttcaagagcttgctctgataccaattgttattccctaacaatacaacaagaattacaaagggcggggttgaatgtaattctgacttctttttgagatttataaaaaatggttctaactcaatttacaTCTAATTGTTTAATTTGCAAAGTGtggaatacagagttaagttaatcaaacgtaaagtaataaaaactcaggtctttaaaactctctggtggatttgaatgtatccaccaaatatatatatacatatatatatatatatcaagagaaccctgtgagtcttgaatagctcacagctgctttacaagtgaacaaacaaactacagagaaattctacagaatatagcttacaaatatttctctgctaaaaatgtgtttgcttagttattttttctactagctacacttggtttatatatcaccaagtttacatggtaataagacagaataataaaacaaaacctatcaagtctaactccatgctgcttcactactctattccagtatctttgaatatgttcaaaatagcatggaaatggtaatgcttctttgttctcaaaaccctggtAAACAGGCTGcaacattccttttgcaaacacccaacgtatgtgactgtgttgtcactgtcaacagatatttgaattgatcatccgtcgggtacatgattgttatccgtcgggtagccttgttaaTCATCCGgcgggtagctttgttgatcatccatcgggtagccatttatcacttgactccatttcatttgtgcagaattacaagacgtCTTATgtttacatttaatcaacctattatgcacaactactagtagtctacatgattcataagctactacagaatctatacaaagttgtttgcagaaatgtgcttcagTACTTATTATTACaaaagctactcacccggtggatatcaattagtcatccgtcgagactatattgaatcatccttcgggactataattgatcatccgtcgggtgctataaaattaactaagttaaatctactaaggtgttttgtttagcttatcatcaagtacacaacatattcctaacatgtTGCTTGCTTTCTTCTTGGATAAGTGTTGGTTGATTTGGCGTATATAATTAGATATGCAAATCTTTGAATCAAATCTAGTAGCACGCCTTTTGTCAAATGCTAAAAACCTAGCCAAGTACTACTACTACATGCTTCTTACTATTCATTATAACTAGGTTATTATGCTTCTTAGATGGTTACTATTTGATTACCAATTCTTGGTTGCATTTCATACTAATTAGTTTGCATGGCTTGCATGTGAAGTTGTATGGgcttgatacgtttatttattctcTTACGTATTCGCTTGGTCGTTTATTCGTTGTTGTGATAAATCTTCGTAAGCAATTCGTGGGGTAAATCATTTTCTTATAAGTCCTttatgccttgtaatcttgtactTGGGTTTAATTTGTAGAATTCTAGATTCGTGATTATAACATGATTTCTTGTATCCCTTGATAGTTCGTAGGATAAGGTCATTTTACGAAGttggttttcttcaaaaactgatgggttttacatacactcatttggtacgtataatcacaatatcgaCTTGGAAACTAAATTTTTCATGCATAACATAGTGTGGGATAAACAAATTTCCCCAatcgtcagggttactattcatcaaataTTTTACAAAGTCCCAAAAATTCGGGTTAATACAGTcttcccctcttaaaaggatttcgtcctggaatcaaatagaaaacaggTGGGGATATTTTTCTTTCATCATGTCCTCTAGTtaccaagttgattcttcgacatTCTGGTTTCTCCACAAGATTCTGACCAACTTGACAGTCTAGTTCCTCGGCACTTGTTCCTTCTGGTCCATCACTCTCACCGGTTGCTCAATGTGGGTCAGGTCTGGTTGCAAGTCTACCTGTTCATATTCTATCACGTATCGCGCATCAGCATGATACTTCCTCAGCATTGACACACGGAACAAATTATgcacttgttgcaagttaggaggcaaggcgagctcgtaagctagaggtcttATCCTCTTCAAAATTTTAAAGGGTCCAATAAATATGGGACTTAGTTcccctttctttccgaatcacatcactcctttccacggagataccttcaacaaTACTGAATCTCTCACTTCATACTCTCTATCCTTCTTGGTCTGGTCAGCGTACTTTTTATATCTGTCTTGAGCCGCTACCAGCCTCTTCCCAATGAGTCCCACCATTTCTCGGGTCTGCTAAACTAACTCAGGCCCTAGAATCTTAtattctccaacttcatcccaacataaggCAGAGCggcatcttcttccgtaaagacCTTTATATAGGGGCATTcttatgctagcgtgatagctattattgtaggaaaactcaatcaggggtaagtggtcattccaactTTTCTTAAAGTCAATGGCACAAACCCTTAGCATACCCTCCATggtctggatggtcctttcactttgcccgtccatTTGGGGGTGGTAAGTTGTACTCATGTTCAGTCTAGTGCCTACGCattcttggaagcttctccaaaatcgggagttaaaccttggatcccTATCTGACACTATAGCAACGGGAACCCCGTGCCTTACTACAATCTCCTTCAGGTAAATATCTACtagcttgtctacggtgtactttcgttaattggaaggaggtacgcggacttggtcagtctatctataATGACCCATATGGCATCTTGATTTGTTTTAGTCCTTGGTCGGCctatcacaaaatccatggctatatgctcccatttccattccggaatttccaggcGCCGTAATAGTCTACTCGATCACTGATATTTAACCTTTACCCTCTGACAAGTCAAGCACTTGTTGACCCACTCTGCTAcatctctcttcatgttaggccaccaataatattcctttatgtcacagtacatcttcgtacttcctgggtggatggAATACCTGGAGCTGTGTCCTTCGTGTAATAGCTCGTCTTTCGGTTCTTGAACGTTTGGAATCTAAATTCAGGATGTATACCTCATGATCCCTCTCGCATCTTGATCGCATCCGACCTCTTCACCGATTAATGtctctctttcttcactcattttCTTCTCCTGACACATTCGTATTTTCTCGGCTAGTTCTGGTAATAACCTGATTTCAAATAGGCCTTCAGACCCCTTACCGGTTATACTTACTTCGATCtccatcttttcaaattccttaaCCAACTCCTCATATGTCATTATCATTTTAAGTCTCTCTTTCCTAATGAGGGaatcaaccaccacattggctttactcAGGTGGTATAGGAtttcacaatcatagtccttaatcagctctagccatcttctctgtctcatgttcaattccttctagGTGAAAATATACTTCAGGATCTTATAGTCTttataaatctcgcacttttccccatagAGGTAGTGCCTCTagattttcagggcaaacactatggctgctagttctgGGTCATGGGTAGGGTATCttatctcgtattccttcaactGCCAAGAGGCATACAGAATCACTTTTTCGTGCTACATGAGCTAACATCATAACCCTTTGTGCGAGgcatcgctgtatatcacaaaatctcccttTCCATCGAGAAGAGCGAGTACTGGTTCTGACActagtgtaataacccccaaaattttcgacttttttgtaacccttgtgaatagtgttttagctgaatgagaaaacttttcatgccacactatgtagagttctattatggatattttgagattttattagtactctatatggtatatgagtgtatgtaaagatcgccagaatccaattccgaacactttggtttttcccggaaatccactagatacggaaagaattgagtataaggtagcaggataaaaaggatttaaattaaaggattataatagaagatcataaaaatgaatataatgtattgagaaaggttaagggaacctaagtaataagatcccgggtatgatccttcaaacgataaacgaaaacgaaagttaagcaaaccgtatagcagatcagcggtcattaggcaaataattaggaagttaagcaaagggattagagagagtcatgtcacccaaccaatgagaagaggacaaagagagaaggatgacatcacagcatgacataggcatgacatgggaaggaaggatatgtggtggctttttaaccacataaaatcaagggcaactaggtaatttactaaaacaaaaacaaaatcaaaccaaccaagccaagcaaatcattttcatcaaaacacaaaaaatcaatTCCCTCATTCAAGCAagttagctctcggctttttactattgcaaagggagagaaattcaaaactcaagatccaagcttcctaaattggtgagttaattccctaatcatctttatgcttagttaaggctatatcatgagtttaagccatcaattccttctcaatcttcttcatttaatcaatgaagaagacaatgaatagtgttttcaagtttttaacttgaattttttcttgatttccttgaagatccaagcattcctaagacttctcaaagcttcttaaggcttcctagctcctcccaccacttcaaggaaggtatatcatctccaaaccctagattcctatgtattataagatgattttgattagtatggtgatattgtagcttaatgtttgtggtttagagtttgggttgaaatggtattgaaatggaatggtaaatcttgttgttttggttaaaagaatgtagtatagttaaattcaagtttaggcataagtatgaatattaaaattgaattggttggggctaatatgatgtgataaggatggatgttggttgtatgtttgatttgaggttgaattaggttggttttgaatggttttaaattgggaaatcgcgtaaacatagccgtcgtaacgtccgagtttctttagactgtttttgtgcataacattaggacccgagaaccccatgctagattatgaccattgccatttttagatatttcgtgttacgagcttcgttttgatatgtagttcgttcgattccgatgcacggtttaggagaaacgaccgtttcaagtaacggcgtttcgcgaacgaaacttttcccctcgccttactttgaaacataggttaaagaccaaaaagggttaattaatgtatgaaaaatttatggtaagtgtgttaggcagttggtaagacactcgcgaaggaatcgccttaaaactcgtaaaggttaaattattaaaaatggtggagccgagggtacccgagtgacttaagagaatcagtaagcgcaaaacaagcgttagagtctaagttagttaaagtatagatttacaagtgactttggtttaattccaacttacttgttgtttataggttaccagactcgtcccgagccttttatcaccctaagtcgctcaggcaagttttctacccgttatactgttgttgtgatgtatgcatatgtatatgcattatcctGTGATAGATGcgtgatggttaattagcaaattcttgcgatatattgttgcatgtgatatggtatatatgcatgcctgtttcgtattcttggtatatatatctgattggttcagctgataatacctatgctagaggatagcggtaacttgcatatacccttagtatagggacccaaaaggtgaaaacattttctaaaaccgggagttgaggatcccgagtagattttggtatatatgtatatatatacatatatatttatatatatatgtggttatagttttcaaaatcattaatcgaataaggtttattcgataactttattttatttaatgaatattatctgaatattcattcgagggcttatgactcttttatattatttattgaatattatttgaatattcattcgagggcttatgactcagtttatattatttaatgaatattatttgaatattcatttgaggatctatgactccgattattgctgagatatg
Encoded here:
- the LOC141665567 gene encoding uncharacterized protein LOC141665567 — protein: MVGLIGKRLVAAQDRYKKYADQTKKDREYEVRDSVLLKRIRPLAYELALPPNLQQVHNLFRVSMLRKYHADARYVIEYEQVDLQPDLTHIEQPVRVMDQKEQVPRN